Proteins co-encoded in one Aethina tumida isolate Nest 87 chromosome 7, icAetTumi1.1, whole genome shotgun sequence genomic window:
- the LOC109601084 gene encoding menin: MAGFRATDKSLFPINSITTVVQLFKNQLENSPEPDLALLSIVAGVIENSLTDRSHPNLQICEPIDHNSLPTLELDTILTLYNKFHTIIKNAIEVNKHKKSANRELVKKVSDVIWNSLTRSYYKDRAHLQSLYSYLTGSKLDCFGVAFAVVAGCQALGYSDVHLALSEDHAWVVFGENGTETAEVTWHGKGNEDKRGQEIGKGVSARSWLYVNNKPVICTREMEVAALVSAINPSLNATHEAFEVSEVQQELLWLLYDLGHLKKYPMALGNLGDLEELSPKKGRVPCQVLFEEAIKSARMFYNNQHVYPYTYQGGYFYRHKMYQEAFESWANASDVIRLYNYSRDDEEIYKEFLEIANELIPHIMKVESSGFSANTILKKPECFAHLLRFYDGICQWEEGSATPVLHIGWAKPLVNTISKFDAEVRAQVNIVCDNVEEIKKNGGFFNNNNNNYEKENGGNDSTGLQKDDKETVNFHPTLEALTAACSEKILNPEFLLQGDGSPFVGGDESSPTKSDDQDKTNGKPSTSKDEERQPTPPPEETRRPTVTLHSQKMKELKDLLLAEKLNTHAISLHLTAQSQVQIGKKTRGEGDSGGGTQRPKRARRE, encoded by the exons ATGGCGGGTTTTCGGGCAACAGACAAGTCTTTATTCCCGATAAACAGCATAACAACGGTGGTGCAACTGTTCAAAAACCAATTGGAGAACTCACCAGAACCGGACCTCGCTCTGCTCTCGATAGTCGCGGGCGTCATCGAGAACTCGCTCACCGACCGCTCGCATCCCAATTTGCAGATATGCGAGCCAATCGACCACAACAGTTTACCCACGTTGGAATTGGACACGATTTTGACGTTGTACAACAAGTTTCACACCATCATCAAGAACGCCATCGAGGTGAACAAGCACAAGAAGTCTGCGAACAGGGAGCTGGTCAAGAAGGTGTCCGATGTGATTTGGAACAGCCTCACCAGGAGTTACTACAAAGACAGGGCGCATTTGCAAAGTCTCTACAGCTATTTGACGGGTAGTAAATTGGACTGTTTTGGCGTTGCGTTCGCAGTGGTGGCCGGTTGTCAGGCTCTGGGTTACAGTGATGTGCACCTCGCGTTATCTGAAGATCATGCTTGGGTCGTGTTCGGGGAAAACGGTACGGAAACCGCCGAAGTTACATGGCACGGCAAAGGCAACGAGGACAAAAGGGGCCAAGAAATTGGCAAAGGGGTGTCAGCCAGATCTTGGCTTTATGTCAACAACAAACCAGTGATTTGTACCAGAGAAATGGAGGTGGCTGCTCTCGTTTCAGCAATAAATCCATCTTTGAATGCCACACATGAAGCTTTTGAAGTCTCTGAGGTGCAGCAGGAGCTGCTGTGGTTGTTGTATGATTTGGGGCACTTGAAGAAGTATCCAATGGCTCTTGGTAACTTGGGGGATTTGGAGGAGTTGTCGCCGAAAAAGGGGAGAGTGCCGTGTCAAGTTTTGTTTGAGGAGGCCATCAAATCAGCGCGGATGTTCTACAACAATCAACATGTTTATCCATACACTTATCAGGGAGGTTATTTTTACCGCCACAAAATGTATCAGGAAGCATTTGAAAGCTGGGCAAATGCCAGTGATGTTATAAGATT ATATAATTACTCAAGGGATGATGAAGAGATTTACAAGGAGTTCCTGGAGATTgcaaatgaattaataccGCACATTATGAAGGTGGAGAGTTCCGGCTTTAGCGCcaacacaattttaaagaagCCTGAATGTTTCGCACATCTGTTACGATTTTATGACGGGATATGCCAATGGGAGGAAGGCAGTGCCACTCCAGTTTTACATATTGGATGGGCAAAGCCACTTGTCAACACCATATCGAAATTCGACGCAGAAGTCAGAGCACAAGTCAACATCGTGTGCGACAACGTGgaggaaattaaaaagaacggcggtttcttcaacaataacaacaacaactacGAGAAGGAAAACGGCGGAAACGACAGCACCGGTTTACAAAAAGATGACAAGGAGACCGTTAATTTCCATCCGACTTTGGAGGCTCTAACTGCGGCCTGTTCCGAAAAGATTTTAAATCCGGAGTTTTTATTACAAGGAGACGGTTCACCATTCGTAGGTGGGGACGAATCGTCCCCCACTAAATCAGATGACCAAGACAAGACTAACGGTAAACCGAGCACGTCCAAAGACGAGGAACGACAGCCGACTCCACCGCCGGAGGAAACACGCCGACCCACAGTCACACTGCACAGCCAAAAGATGAAGGAGTTGAAAGATCTTTTGTTGGCCGAAAAGCTCAACACGCACGCTATATCGTTGCACCTCACTGCGCAGTCGCAGGTCCAAATAGGCAAGAAGACCCGAGGCGAAGGGGACTCAGGCGGTGGAACGCAGAGGCCCAAACGGGCACGTAGGGAGTAA